The proteins below come from a single Catenulispora sp. MAP5-51 genomic window:
- a CDS encoding flavin reductase family protein translates to MREEYGDRIDFIDDADDIQQVFGDIPSTVAAIGAVVDGTPVTMIVSSFTVGVSHEPPLVSVAIQRTSSTWPVLARAAHLGVSVLGESHASKTRQLASRNSAGRLADIAWHQNENGAIFLEGSPIWLECFAVHDYPAGDHSIIVLRVERVHQEARNRALVWTRDRASC, encoded by the coding sequence ATGCGTGAGGAGTACGGCGACCGCATCGACTTCATCGACGACGCCGACGACATCCAGCAGGTCTTCGGAGACATCCCGTCGACGGTCGCGGCGATCGGGGCCGTGGTCGACGGCACCCCGGTCACCATGATCGTGTCGTCCTTCACGGTCGGTGTCTCCCACGAGCCTCCGCTGGTCTCCGTCGCCATCCAGCGCACGTCCTCGACCTGGCCGGTCCTGGCCCGGGCGGCGCACCTGGGGGTGTCGGTGCTCGGCGAGAGCCACGCGTCCAAGACCCGGCAGCTCGCCTCGCGCAACAGCGCGGGGCGGCTGGCGGACATCGCGTGGCACCAGAACGAGAACGGCGCGATCTTCCTGGAGGGCTCGCCGATCTGGCTGGAGTGCTTCGCCGTGCACGACTACCCGGCCGGCGACCACTCGATCATCGTGCTGCGCGTGGAGCGCGTCCACCAGGAGGCGCGCAACCGCGCGCTGGTCTGGACCCGGGACCGCGCAAGCTGCTGA